In Burkholderia sp. GAS332, one DNA window encodes the following:
- a CDS encoding autotransporter secretion outer membrane protein TamA: MAGCAIEVPRVRRGKTGGERGRQTPIRRWLRAWLAFGIVMLMLATVDAHAARRAAASYKVDIEATPRSLRKLLEAHLDVARFAKRPDISDDQFEFLMTAVPQQVRDLAATQGYFTPVVRTDVRTVDDQKRVTVSVDPGPQTLITSISLSFRGPVLTEDPAQENATRFAFSLHEGDPFSQGGWDDAKNASLKALQARRYLGAKIYHSEARIDPRTHEAKLSVTYDSGPTFTMGKLDVSGTRRYPEQIVNDVNPISAGDIYDVQRVAELQRQLQNTPYYASVAIDVDSDPAKPVETPVHVKVSEYPYNSIRGGVGYSTDNGPLIQGSYSYLDTFGKAWPFTVEGRLDQIQQYGQIQLAMPPGPRAWTNSVLASYTTTDVSDTRIYSIRGGLQRARTSQYIDYSYSILYYQDRLDQNAIAPTTSRALVPAWSWTRRNTDDPLFPRSGNLIHVEAGFAVKGLLTDQTFARGYARGQQYLPIGKEDLVLFRAELGGVFTSGSSSGIPASLLFRAGGSNSIRGYSYQSIGNTVDGSVLPTKYLVTAAAEYQHWFSHDWGAAAFFDVGTATDTWGEKVFYPGVGVGARWRSPVGPVNVDLAYGIRNRSVRPYLTLGIAF; this comes from the coding sequence TTGGCGGGGTGTGCGATCGAAGTGCCGCGTGTGCGGCGCGGCAAAACCGGCGGCGAGCGCGGGCGTCAGACGCCCATTCGGCGCTGGCTGCGCGCGTGGCTGGCGTTCGGCATCGTCATGCTCATGCTTGCCACGGTCGACGCCCACGCGGCGCGGCGCGCGGCCGCCAGCTACAAGGTCGATATCGAAGCCACGCCGCGCTCGCTGCGCAAGCTACTCGAAGCGCACCTGGACGTGGCGCGCTTCGCCAAGCGTCCCGACATCAGCGACGACCAGTTCGAATTTCTGATGACCGCCGTCCCCCAGCAGGTGCGCGATCTGGCCGCCACGCAGGGCTATTTCACGCCGGTGGTGCGTACCGACGTGCGAACCGTCGACGACCAGAAGCGCGTGACAGTAAGCGTCGATCCCGGCCCGCAAACCCTCATCACGTCGATTTCACTGTCGTTTCGCGGCCCGGTGCTGACCGAAGACCCGGCGCAGGAAAACGCCACGCGCTTCGCGTTTTCGCTGCATGAAGGCGATCCGTTTTCGCAAGGCGGCTGGGACGATGCGAAAAACGCGTCGCTCAAGGCGTTGCAGGCACGCCGTTACTTGGGCGCGAAGATCTACCACTCCGAGGCTCGGATTGACCCGCGCACGCACGAAGCGAAATTGTCGGTGACGTATGACAGCGGCCCGACCTTCACGATGGGCAAACTCGACGTATCCGGCACGCGGCGTTATCCGGAACAGATCGTCAACGACGTGAATCCGATTTCGGCCGGCGACATCTACGACGTGCAGCGCGTCGCGGAATTGCAGCGGCAGTTGCAGAACACGCCGTACTACGCGAGCGTTGCGATCGACGTGGATAGCGACCCGGCCAAGCCGGTCGAGACGCCGGTGCACGTGAAGGTGTCGGAATATCCGTACAACAGCATTCGCGGCGGGGTGGGTTATTCGACCGACAACGGCCCGTTGATCCAGGGTTCGTATTCGTATCTCGACACGTTCGGCAAAGCGTGGCCGTTCACGGTCGAGGGCCGTCTCGACCAGATCCAGCAGTACGGGCAAATTCAGCTCGCGATGCCGCCCGGGCCGCGTGCGTGGACCAATAGCGTGCTGGCTTCCTACACCACGACCGACGTGTCCGACACACGCATCTACAGTATCCGCGGTGGCTTGCAGCGGGCCCGGACGTCGCAATACATCGACTACAGCTACTCGATCCTTTATTACCAGGACCGGCTCGACCAGAATGCGATTGCACCGACCACCAGCCGCGCGCTGGTGCCGGCATGGTCGTGGACCCGCCGCAATACCGACGACCCGCTGTTCCCCCGCTCGGGCAACCTGATTCACGTTGAAGCGGGTTTCGCGGTCAAAGGCCTGCTGACCGATCAGACGTTCGCGCGCGGCTACGCCCGTGGCCAGCAGTACCTGCCGATCGGCAAGGAAGACCTGGTGCTGTTCCGTGCCGAACTCGGCGGCGTGTTCACGAGCGGCAGTTCGAGCGGGATTCCGGCTTCGCTGCTGTTCCGCGCAGGGGGCTCGAATTCGATACGTGGCTACAGCTATCAGAGCATTGGTAATACCGTCGACGGCTCGGTGCTGCCCACCAAATATCTCGTGACGGCGGCGGCCGAATATCAACACTGGTTCAGTCACGACTGGGGCGCAGCGGCGTTCTTCGACGTCGGCACCGCCACCGATACGTGGGGCGAGAAAGTCTTTTATCCCGGTGTCGGTGTCGGGGCGCGCTGGCGCAGCCCGGTCGGCCCGGTCAATGTCGATCTCGCTTACGGGATCCGCAACAGGAGCGTGCGGCCGTATTTGACGCTCGGTATTGCCTTCTGA
- a CDS encoding condensin subunit ScpA codes for MSHADEAKGAKPGPDAALAAPATDSTPDTVDGIAFARLYGEPLFKLPTDLYIPPDALEVFLETFEGPLDLLLYLIRKQNFNVLDIPMADVTVQYLGYVDQLRQTNLELASEYLLMAAMLIEIKSRMLLPVKKADSGDEAEDPRAELVRRLLEYEQMKLAAQRIDHLPQLGRDFLRAEVYIEQSITPRFPDVDSEDLRAAWADVIKRAKLVQHHKISREELSVREHMSAILRRLQNARFVEFSDLFDTSKGVPVVVVNFIAMLELCRESLVEITQAEPFAPIYVRLAYLPA; via the coding sequence GTGAGTCACGCCGACGAGGCGAAGGGCGCCAAGCCGGGGCCCGACGCCGCGCTTGCCGCGCCCGCCACCGATTCAACGCCGGACACCGTCGACGGCATTGCTTTCGCACGCCTGTACGGCGAACCGCTCTTCAAGCTGCCGACGGATCTGTACATTCCGCCAGACGCGCTCGAGGTGTTTCTCGAAACGTTCGAAGGCCCACTGGATCTGTTGCTGTACCTGATCCGCAAGCAGAACTTCAACGTGCTCGACATCCCGATGGCGGACGTCACGGTTCAATACCTCGGTTACGTCGACCAGCTGCGTCAGACCAATCTCGAACTTGCGTCCGAGTATCTGCTGATGGCCGCGATGCTGATCGAGATCAAGTCGCGCATGCTGTTGCCGGTCAAGAAGGCCGATAGCGGTGACGAAGCCGAAGATCCGCGCGCCGAACTGGTCCGCCGCCTGCTCGAATACGAGCAGATGAAGCTCGCCGCACAGCGTATCGACCATCTGCCGCAGCTTGGCCGCGATTTCCTGCGCGCCGAGGTGTACATCGAGCAAAGCATCACGCCGCGCTTTCCGGATGTGGATAGCGAAGATCTGCGCGCCGCGTGGGCCGACGTGATCAAGCGCGCCAAGCTCGTCCAGCATCACAAGATTTCGCGCGAGGAATTGTCCGTGCGCGAGCACATGAGCGCGATCCTGCGGCGACTGCAAAACGCGCGCTTCGTGGAGTTCTCAGATCTGTTCGACACAAGCAAGGGCGTGCCGGTGGTCGTGGTGAATTTCATCGCCATGCTCGAGTTGTGCCGTGAGTCGCTCGTCGAAATCACCCAGGCCGAGCCGTTCGCACCGATCTATGTGCGCCTCGCCTATCTGCCGGCCTGA
- a CDS encoding pantothenate synthetase, with protein MKVISSIHELRDQLRGQNRTAFVPTMGNLHEGHLSLMRLARQHGDPVVASIFVNRLQFGPNEDFDKYPRTLEADIDKLQKEGVYVLFAPTEQDLYPQPQEYRVHPPHDLGDILEGEFRPGFFQGVCTVVMKLMSCVQPRVAVFGKKDYQQLMIVRSMCHQFALPTDIIAAETVRDTDGLALSSRNRFLAADERAEAPVLAAELNRVRDAVLAGDRDFAKIEQAAMATLAARGWQPDYIAVRKRSNLLPPGPQDANAELVVLAAAKLGTTRLIDNLEI; from the coding sequence ATGAAAGTCATCAGCTCGATCCATGAATTGCGCGACCAGTTGCGCGGCCAGAATCGCACCGCCTTTGTGCCGACCATGGGCAATCTGCACGAGGGTCATCTGTCGCTGATGCGCCTCGCGCGCCAGCACGGCGATCCGGTGGTGGCGAGCATCTTCGTCAACCGTCTGCAGTTCGGCCCGAACGAAGATTTCGACAAATACCCGCGCACGCTCGAAGCCGACATCGACAAGCTGCAGAAAGAAGGCGTCTACGTGCTGTTCGCGCCGACCGAGCAGGATCTGTACCCCCAGCCGCAGGAATACCGCGTGCATCCGCCGCACGATCTGGGCGATATCCTCGAAGGCGAATTCCGGCCCGGGTTCTTCCAGGGCGTGTGCACCGTGGTGATGAAGCTGATGTCGTGCGTGCAGCCGCGCGTCGCGGTGTTCGGCAAGAAGGATTACCAGCAGTTGATGATCGTGCGCAGCATGTGCCACCAATTCGCGCTGCCGACCGACATCATCGCCGCCGAAACCGTGCGTGACACCGACGGCCTCGCGCTCAGCTCGCGCAACCGCTTTCTGGCGGCGGACGAGCGCGCTGAGGCGCCGGTGCTGGCCGCCGAGCTCAATCGCGTACGCGATGCGGTGCTCGCCGGCGATCGCGACTTCGCAAAAATCGAACAGGCGGCAATGGCGACGCTGGCTGCGCGCGGCTGGCAACCTGATTACATCGCGGTGCGCAAGCGCTCGAATCTGCTGCCGCCGGGCCCGCAAGACGCGAACGCGGAGCTGGTCGTGCTGGCGGCCGCCAAGCTCGGCACCACCCGTCTCATCGACAACCTCGAAATCTGA
- a CDS encoding L-aspartate 1-decarboxylase: MQRNMLKSKIHRVAVTHCELHYEGSCAIDEDLLEAANIVENERIDIWNINNGERFSTYAIKGERGSGMISLNGSAARRAQLGDLVIIAAFAVVDEAELRAGWKPDLVFVDDNNKIKGSRDHVPTQNWT; this comes from the coding sequence ATGCAACGAAACATGCTGAAGTCGAAAATCCATCGCGTCGCGGTCACGCACTGCGAACTGCATTACGAAGGCTCGTGCGCGATCGACGAGGACTTGCTGGAAGCCGCGAATATCGTTGAAAACGAGCGGATCGACATCTGGAACATCAACAACGGCGAGCGTTTCTCGACGTACGCGATCAAGGGCGAACGCGGCAGCGGCATGATTTCGCTGAACGGCTCGGCCGCGCGGCGCGCGCAGTTGGGCGATCTGGTGATCATCGCGGCATTCGCGGTGGTCGACGAAGCGGAACTGAGAGCAGGCTGGAAACCGGATCTGGTGTTCGTCGACGACAACAACAAGATCAAGGGCAGCCGCGATCACGTGCCGACCCAGAACTGGACCTGA
- a CDS encoding chromosome partitioning protein, translating to MTVIVVANPKGGVGKSTLSTNLAGYFASLGEWVALADLDKQQSAHAWLSLRPPALPPIETWEVDLENPAKPPRGLEHAVIDTPAGLHGNRLGIALDLADKVIVPLQPSMFDILATQDFLERLAKEKAVRKGGIEIGVVGMRVDSRTRSAEQLHRFVEGLKLPVLGYLRDTQNYVQLAAHGLTLWDVAKSRVEKDLEQWQPIIEWTNGAGKKA from the coding sequence ATGACGGTGATCGTGGTGGCGAATCCGAAGGGCGGCGTGGGCAAAAGCACGCTGTCCACCAATCTGGCCGGCTATTTCGCATCGCTCGGGGAATGGGTCGCGCTGGCGGACCTCGACAAACAGCAGTCCGCGCACGCCTGGCTGTCGCTGCGGCCCCCTGCGCTGCCGCCCATCGAGACCTGGGAGGTCGACCTAGAAAACCCCGCCAAACCACCCCGAGGTCTGGAACACGCGGTCATCGACACGCCGGCCGGGTTGCACGGCAACCGCCTCGGCATCGCGCTGGACCTGGCCGACAAGGTGATCGTGCCGCTGCAGCCGTCCATGTTCGATATTCTCGCCACCCAGGATTTTCTCGAGCGGCTGGCGAAGGAGAAGGCGGTCAGGAAAGGCGGGATCGAGATCGGTGTGGTGGGCATGCGGGTCGACTCGCGCACGCGCTCAGCGGAGCAGTTGCATCGATTTGTCGAGGGGTTGAAGCTGCCGGTGCTGGGCTATTTGCGCGACACGCAGAATTACGTGCAACTGGCGGCGCACGGCCTGACCTTGTGGGATGTCGCGAAAAGCCGCGTGGAGAAGGATCTGGAGCAGTGGCAGCCGATCATCGAATGGACCAACGGCGCCGGCAAGAAGGCTTGA
- a CDS encoding uncharacterized domain 1-containing protein yields MSKLRPEYTAERLHERQKGKLPGLLGVHVLALEQGALTAELTVREELLAPNGFLHAATVIGLADTACGYACLAHLPETARNFTTVELKSNFLGTATEGTIRAVAKAVHLGRSTQVWDATVTDPNGKTMALFRCTQIVLY; encoded by the coding sequence ATGAGCAAACTCCGTCCGGAATACACCGCCGAGCGCCTGCATGAACGTCAGAAGGGCAAGCTGCCCGGCTTGCTGGGCGTGCATGTTCTGGCGCTGGAGCAAGGCGCCCTGACCGCGGAATTGACCGTGCGCGAGGAATTGCTGGCGCCGAACGGCTTTTTGCATGCCGCCACCGTGATCGGCCTCGCCGATACCGCCTGCGGCTACGCATGCCTTGCGCATCTGCCCGAGACGGCGCGCAATTTCACGACCGTCGAGCTGAAGAGCAATTTTCTCGGCACGGCGACGGAAGGCACGATCCGCGCGGTCGCCAAGGCCGTGCATCTGGGCCGCAGCACGCAGGTGTGGGACGCCACCGTCACCGATCCGAACGGCAAGACGATGGCGCTGTTTCGCTGCACGCAAATTGTGTTGTATTGA